From the Primulina tabacum isolate GXHZ01 chromosome 15, ASM2559414v2, whole genome shotgun sequence genome, one window contains:
- the LOC142527988 gene encoding dynamin-related protein 5A — MATNGRDSTNAAAFLTTPTKTPGGEKSSSRKHHHQSMDAFNNTVPEFKTRFEAYNRLQAAAVAFGEKIPIPEIVALGGQSDGKSSLLEALLGFRFNVREVEMGTRRPLILQMVHDSTALEPRCRFQEEDSEEYGNPIVSSTAIADTIKSRTEAHLKKIRTAVSSKPIVMRAEYAHCPNLTIIDTPGFVLKAKKGEPESTPDEILSMVKSLASPPHRILVFLQQSSVEWCSSLWLDTVREIDPAFRRTVIVVSKFDNRLKEFTDRWEVDRYLSASGYLGESTRPFFVALPKERSAISNDEFRKQISQVDTEVMSYLRDGVKGGFDEEKYKSHVGFGCLRDYLESELQKKYKEAAPATIALLEQRCSEVTTELTRMERKIQATSNVSHLRRSAMLHVSSICNHLDALLDGAADPEPEQWGKTTEIEKFESGIGCWPGVTTAVKPANATLRLYGGAAFERVVHEFRCATYSMECPVVSREKVANILLAHAGRGGSRGVTEAAAEIARAAAKTWLAPLLDTACDRLAFVLCNLFDIAIERNQHHNAGYGHQSGDMDGYVGFHAALRHSYNCFIKDLAKQCKQVVRHHLDSVTSPYSQVCYENDVLGSLSSGVNSISRVNQVSAGSFFLELSDGRPALHKEATKDQENIPPEKNDITPGKVAEGRDALRECQMTVPETPSPEQPSDGNYLVKKEVGNCIEVGARKRHPRLTGNNRNSDNCIIQNGGGLLFGCGDNNTSRSGSAYSDICSSAAQHFARIREVLVERGVASTLNSGFLIPCKERLMVALGLDLFAVSDEKFMDMFVAPGALDVLQNERQSLHKRQKILHSCLNEFKNVARSL; from the exons ATGGCTACCAACGGTCGCGATTCCACCAACGCTGCCGCTTTCCTCACTACACCCACCAAAACTCCAGGCGGAGAAAAGTCCTCTTCCAGAAAACACCACCATCAATCCATGGATGCTTTCAACAATACCGTTCCCGAGTTCAAAACGAGATTCGAGGCCTACAACAGGCTTCAGGCCGCCGCCGTTGCATTTGGTGAGAAAATCCCCATTCCCGAGATTGTAGCCCTCGGTGGGCAGTCCGATGGTAAGAGTTCTCTGCTCGAAGCGCTCCTAGGGTTTCGTTTCAATGTGCGGGAAGTTGAAATGGGCACCCGTCGCCCTCTCATCCTTCAGATGGTTCATGACTCTACTGCACTTGAGCCCCGATGCCGCTTTCAG GAAGAAGATTCAGAAGAATATGGGAATCCCATTGTGTCATCTACTGCAATTGCAGATACTATAAAGTCTCGGACTGAAGCACATTTGAAAAAGATAAGGACAGCAGTTTCTTCTAAGCCCATTGTTATGAGAGCAGAATATGCACATTGTCCTAATCTTACCATTATAGATACACCGGGCTTTGTTCTCAAG GCAAAAAAGGGTGAACCTGAGAGTACACCTGATGAAATTTTGTCAATGGTGAAATCCTTGGCCAGCCCACCACACCGAATTCTAGTGTTTCTTCAGCAGAGTAGTGTTGAATGGTGCTCGTCATTGTGGTTGGATACTGTTCGTGAAATAGATCCTGCATTTAGGAGAACTGTTATTGTTGTCTCCAAATTCGACAACCGTCTAAAG GAGTTCACTGATCGCTGGGAGGTGGACCGCTATTTGAGTGCAAGTGGATATCTCGGAGAGAGCACGCGGCCTTTTTTTGTAGCCCTGCCAAAGGAGAGAAGTGCAATTTCTAATGACGAGTTCCGTAAGCAAATATCTCAGGTAGATACAGAAGTAATGTCTTATCTTCGTGATGGTGTAAAAGGGGGTTTTGATGAAGAGAAGTACAAATCTCACGTTGGCTTTGGCTGTTTAAGAGATTATTTGGAATCTGAACTCCAAAAGAAGTACAAAGAAGCTGCCCCAGCTACAATCGCCCTACTGGAACAGCGGTGTAGTGAAGTCACAACTGAGCTGACCAGGATGGAAAGAAAAATACAGGCAACTTCTAATGTTTCTCATCTTCGCAGATCTGCCATGTTGCATGTTTCTTCTATCTGCAACCATCTG GATGCACTTCTTGATGGAGCAGCAGATCCAGAACCAGAGCAATGGGGGAAAACAACAGAAATCGAAAAATTCGAGAGTGGTATAGGTTGTTGGCCTGGTGTTACCACCGCTGTAAAACCTGCCAATGCAACTCTCCGCCTTTATGGCGGTGCTGCTTTTGAAAGAGTGGTGCATGAGTTTCGTTGTGCCACATATTCCATGGAGTGTCCCGTTGTGTCTAGGGAGAAG GTCGCCAATATCTTACTTGCTCATGCTGGCCGAGGCGGGAGTAGAGGAGTTACAGAGGCTGCTGCGGAGATAGCACGTGCTGCAGCCAAAACTTGGCTTGCTCCTCTTCTTGACACAGCTTGTGATCGGCTTGCTTTTGTTTTGTGCAATCTTTTTGATATTGCGATTGAGAGAAATCAACATCATAACGCTGGAT ATGGTCATCAATCTGGAGATATGGATGGATATGTTGGTTTTCATGCTGCATTAAGGCACTCTTACAATTGCTTTATAAAAGATCTTGCCAAACAGTGCAAACAAGTAGTTCGACACCATCTAGATTCAGTGACTAGCCCATACTCTCAGGTCTGCTACGAAAATGATGTTCTGGGGAGTTTAAGTTCAGGTGTAAACTCGATTTCTCGAGTAAACCAAGTATCAGCAGGATCGTTTTTCCTTGAGCTCAGCGATGGCAGGCCTGCTTTGCACAAGGAAGCCACTAAAGATCAAGAAAATATACCCCCTGAAAAAAATGATATTACACCAGGGAAAGTGGCTGAGGGTAGAGATGCTCTCCGAGAATGCCAAATGACGGTGCCAGAAACCCCGTCGCCTGAACAACCAAGTGACGGAAACTATCTGGTTAAAAAGGAAGTCGGTAATTGCATTGAAGTAGGGGCAAGAAAACGCCATCCTAGACTTACGGGAAATAATAGAAATTCGGATAATTGTATAATTCAAAATGGCGGTGGCCTCTTATTTGGTTGTGGAGATAATAATACTTCCAGATCAGGATCAGCTTACTCAGACATATGCTCATCTGCTGCTCAGCATTTTGCTCGCATTCGTGAAGTTCTAGTTGAGAGAGGAGTGGCATCAACTCTGAATTCTGGTTTTTTAATACCTTG CAAAGAACGGCTCATGGTAGCACTTGGATTGGATTTGTTTGCTGTGAGTGACGAGAAGTTTATGGACATGTTTGTTGCTCCTGGAGCATTAGATGTACTTCAGAATGAAAGACAGTCGCTTCATAAGCGCCAGAAAATACTGCATTCTTGCTTGAATGAATTCAAAAATGTTGCAAGGTCACTTTGA
- the LOC142526666 gene encoding proton pump-interactor 1-like isoform X2, translating into MGVEVVESNSAVNMENGNEASTSVENGKVNINFGSHGVEEPVKGEAPKVFESNAPKDAVDEWPEPKQVHSFYFVRYRALEDPNLKIKLDLADKELQKRNQDRFQLIERLKEKRGDRAQIIAQLRSLGVENKQFRIFMDEKRKEMEPLQQALGKLRGPAGSRERASSICSSEEELNDLIKSLQYRIQHESIPLSEEKQILREIKQLEGTREKVIANSAERARIQDSLGEKEAIQDQVKLIGVDLDGVRKEKQVISAKLKQLDDAKLAAEKVIKALEEELTTITEKRDKTFENIKEMRKQRDEGNSPFHQNRVVLTKAKVLAVNKDVEALKDLSHSEVENFMNLWNNNKAFRDDYARRILSSLDARQLSSDGRMRNSEEKPLVSVEVPTLSVPEVVKTFSKQPLKQDLVSAPKADTSEQKVQNPKNAKSNKENKKAELALEKIEQLDREEEFQFDKIQKDSLPKKEEVDETKLKELKKAEEMAKRIQTEERRKKLAEKASVKAAKKAQQEEEKKLKEREKRARKKTGATVAAVDSEEPSETIEEVAEQEMVEEKAETPAPFKNRARKENPIRHRSRPRGGLDSLPKAMLKRKKATNYWIWAIPAALAVLTLLVVGYTYLS; encoded by the exons ATGGGTGTGGAGGTTGTAGAATCTAACTCGGCCGTCAACATGGAAAATGGAAATGAAGCCAGCACATCAGTTGAAAATGGAAAAGTAAATATAAATTTTGGCTCACATGGTGTGGAAGAGCCAGTTAAAGGAGAAGCTCCTAAAGTTTTTGAGTCCAATGCCCCTAAGGATGCAGTGGATGAGTGGCCAGAGCCCAAGCAGGTACACTCATTTTATTTTGTCAGGTACCGGGCATTAGAAGACCCGAACCTGAAAATCAAACTTGATCTGGCTGACAAAGAGCTTCAGAAAAGGAACCAGGATCGATTCCAACTTATCGAACGATTGAAGGAAAAAAGG GGGGATCGAGCCCAAATCATAGCCCAACTACGGTCTTTGGGTGTTGAGAACAAACAATTTAGGATATTTATGGatgaaaaaaggaaagaaatgGAACCTCTCCAGCAGGCACTGGGTAAGTTGAGAGGTCCTGCTGGAAGTAGAGAAAGGGCTTCCAGTATATGTTCATCCGAGGAAGAACTCAATGATCTT ATTAAAAGTTTGCAATACCGCATTCAGCATGAAAGCATTCCTCTCAGTGAAGAAAAACAAATCCTTAGGGAAATCAAACAGCTTGAAGGTACGAGAGAAAAGGTTATTGCTAATTCAGCTGAGAGGGCAAGGATTCAGGACTCGTTAGGTGAAAAAGAAGCCATTCAGGACCAGGTCAAA CTGATTGGAGTCGATCTCGATGGAGTTCGAAAGGAAAAGCAAGTGATTAGTGCCAAGCTGAAGCAGCTTGATGATGCAAAACTAGCAGCAGAGAAAGTGATCAAAGCTTTAGAGGAGGAATTGACTACAATTACTGAAAAGAGAGACAAGacttttgaaaacattaaagaAATGAGGAAACAGCGAGATGAAGGG AATTCTCCCTTCCATCAAAATCGTGTTGTCTTGACCAAAGCTAAAGTACTTGCAGTTAACAAGGATGTTGAGGCCCTGAAGGATCTTTCACATTCAGAG GTTGAGAACTTCATGAACCTCTGGAATAATAATAAGGCTTTTCGGGATGATTATGCGAGGAGAATCTTGTCATCGCTTGATGCGAGGCAGTTGAGTAGCGATGGCCGGATGAGAAATTCAGAGGAGAAACCACTGGTGTCAGTCGAGGTGCCCACTCTATCTGTGCCAGAGGTGGTAAAAACATTTTCCAAACAACCTCTAAAGCAAGATTTGGTATCCGCGCCTAAAGCAGATACTTCGGAGCAGAAAGTTCAGAATCCTAAGAATGCTAAAAGCaataaagaaaacaagaaagcaGAACTCGCCTTGGAGAAAATTGAACAGCTAGACAGAGaggaagagtttcagtttgataaAATCCAGAAGGATTCTCTCCCCAAGAAGGAAGAAGTGGATGAAACTAAGCTGAAAGAGCTTAAGAAAGCAGAAGAGATGGCAAAGCGTATTCAGACAGAAGAAAGGAGGAAGAAGTTGGCAGAGAAAGCTTCGGTCAAAGCAGCTAAAAAAGCTCAGCAGGAAGAGGAAAAGAAGCTCA AGGAGCGTGAAAAGagagcaaggaagaagactggTGCCACTGTTGCTGCTGTGGATTCTGAAGAGCCATCTGAAACAATTGAAGAAGTTGCCGAACAGGAGATGGTCGAGGAGAAAGCCGAAACTCCTGCTCCATTCAAGAACAGGGCTCGAAAGGAAAACCCCATCAGACATAGATCACGCCCCAGAGGCGGTCTGGACTCACTTCCGAAGGCCATGCTCAAACGCAAGAAGGCGACGAACTATTGGATATGGGCTATTCCTGCTGCTCTGGCGGTTCTCACTCTTTTGGTAGTCGGCTACACCTATCTTAGTTAA
- the LOC142526666 gene encoding proton pump-interactor 1-like isoform X1: MGVEVVESNSAVNMENGNEASTSVENGKVNINFGSHGVEEPVKGEAPKVFESNAPKDAVDEWPEPKQVHSFYFVRYRALEDPNLKIKLDLADKELQKRNQDRFQLIERLKEKRGDRAQIIAQLRSLGVENKQFRIFMDEKRKEMEPLQQALGKLRGPAGSRERASSICSSEEELNDLIKSLQYRIQHESIPLSEEKQILREIKQLEGTREKVIANSAERARIQDSLGEKEAIQDQVKLIGVDLDGVRKEKQVISAKLKQLDDAKLAAEKVIKALEEELTTITEKRDKTFENIKEMRKQRDEGNSPFHQNRVVLTKAKVLAVNKDVEALKDLSHSEVENFMNLWNNNKAFRDDYARRILSSLDARQLSSDGRMRNSEEKPLVSVEVPTLSVPEVVKTFSKQPLKQDLVSAPKADTSEQKVQNPKNAKSNKENKKAELALEKIEQLDREEEFQFDKIQKDSLPKKEEVDETKLKELKKAEEMAKRIQTEERRKKLAEKASVKAAKKAQQEEEKKLKEIISFFFHAYYFQLT, from the exons ATGGGTGTGGAGGTTGTAGAATCTAACTCGGCCGTCAACATGGAAAATGGAAATGAAGCCAGCACATCAGTTGAAAATGGAAAAGTAAATATAAATTTTGGCTCACATGGTGTGGAAGAGCCAGTTAAAGGAGAAGCTCCTAAAGTTTTTGAGTCCAATGCCCCTAAGGATGCAGTGGATGAGTGGCCAGAGCCCAAGCAGGTACACTCATTTTATTTTGTCAGGTACCGGGCATTAGAAGACCCGAACCTGAAAATCAAACTTGATCTGGCTGACAAAGAGCTTCAGAAAAGGAACCAGGATCGATTCCAACTTATCGAACGATTGAAGGAAAAAAGG GGGGATCGAGCCCAAATCATAGCCCAACTACGGTCTTTGGGTGTTGAGAACAAACAATTTAGGATATTTATGGatgaaaaaaggaaagaaatgGAACCTCTCCAGCAGGCACTGGGTAAGTTGAGAGGTCCTGCTGGAAGTAGAGAAAGGGCTTCCAGTATATGTTCATCCGAGGAAGAACTCAATGATCTT ATTAAAAGTTTGCAATACCGCATTCAGCATGAAAGCATTCCTCTCAGTGAAGAAAAACAAATCCTTAGGGAAATCAAACAGCTTGAAGGTACGAGAGAAAAGGTTATTGCTAATTCAGCTGAGAGGGCAAGGATTCAGGACTCGTTAGGTGAAAAAGAAGCCATTCAGGACCAGGTCAAA CTGATTGGAGTCGATCTCGATGGAGTTCGAAAGGAAAAGCAAGTGATTAGTGCCAAGCTGAAGCAGCTTGATGATGCAAAACTAGCAGCAGAGAAAGTGATCAAAGCTTTAGAGGAGGAATTGACTACAATTACTGAAAAGAGAGACAAGacttttgaaaacattaaagaAATGAGGAAACAGCGAGATGAAGGG AATTCTCCCTTCCATCAAAATCGTGTTGTCTTGACCAAAGCTAAAGTACTTGCAGTTAACAAGGATGTTGAGGCCCTGAAGGATCTTTCACATTCAGAG GTTGAGAACTTCATGAACCTCTGGAATAATAATAAGGCTTTTCGGGATGATTATGCGAGGAGAATCTTGTCATCGCTTGATGCGAGGCAGTTGAGTAGCGATGGCCGGATGAGAAATTCAGAGGAGAAACCACTGGTGTCAGTCGAGGTGCCCACTCTATCTGTGCCAGAGGTGGTAAAAACATTTTCCAAACAACCTCTAAAGCAAGATTTGGTATCCGCGCCTAAAGCAGATACTTCGGAGCAGAAAGTTCAGAATCCTAAGAATGCTAAAAGCaataaagaaaacaagaaagcaGAACTCGCCTTGGAGAAAATTGAACAGCTAGACAGAGaggaagagtttcagtttgataaAATCCAGAAGGATTCTCTCCCCAAGAAGGAAGAAGTGGATGAAACTAAGCTGAAAGAGCTTAAGAAAGCAGAAGAGATGGCAAAGCGTATTCAGACAGAAGAAAGGAGGAAGAAGTTGGCAGAGAAAGCTTCGGTCAAAGCAGCTAAAAAAGCTCAGCAGGAAGAGGAAAAGAAGCTCAAGGAAATTATCAGTTTTTTTTTCCACGCATACTATTTCCAACTAACGTAA
- the LOC142527433 gene encoding beta-glucuronosyltransferase GlcAT14A-like, whose amino-acid sequence MGYMNIEKKWVFPLVISSLVFILLLATSFNMGLVSSLNSINSVFSIFPSRFMTNQSDPYFAEAKLNQAPPPPARPSVPKFAYLISGSKGDLEKLWRTLHSLYHPWNYYVVHLDLESPPEERLELQSRVENHTLFTKVGNVFMNTKANMVTYRGPTMVASTLHACAILLKRHKDWDWFINLSASDYPLVTQDDLLHTFSKLKRDLNFVEHTSNLGWKASQRAMPLIVDPGLYHKTKSDIFWVSPRRNLPTAFKLFTGSAWTILSRAFVEYCIWGWDNLPRTLLMYYSNFVSSPEGYFQTVICNAPEFASTVVNHDMHYISWDNPPKQHPHTLSLNDTSKIYASNAAFARKFERDSPILEKIDRELLMRKNGSITPGGWCAGKPRCTKVGNVTKLRPGLGAGRLGRLLGELVLSPRFSQNQCR is encoded by the exons ATGGGTTACATGAATATTGAGAAGAAGTGGGTGTTCCCTCTTGTTATAAGCTCATTGGTATTCATTTTGCTTCTTGCGACCTCCTTCAATATGGGGCTTGTCTCCTCCTTGAACTCAATCAATTCGGTTTTTTCGATATTCCCTTCTCGATTTATGACCAATCAAAGCGATCCTTATTTTGCTGAAGCGAAGCTTAATCAAGCTCCACCCCCTCCAGCTCGTCCTTCCGTTCCAAAGTTTGCTTATTTAATATCTGGTTCTAAAGGCGATTTGGAGAAACTTTGGAGGACTCTTCATTCTTTATATCATCCATGGAACTATTATGTTGTTCATCTTGATCTTGAGTCTCCTCCAGAGGAGAGATTGGAGCTCCAGTCAAGGGTAGAAAACCATACCCTTTTTACCAAAGTTGGGAATGTTTTTATGAACACCAAAGCGAATATGGTTACTTATAGAGGCCCCACCATGGTTGCTAGTACCCTTCACGCGTGTGCTATTCTTTTGAAGAGACATAAAGATTGGGACTGGTTTATCAATCTCAGTGCTTCAGATTATCCTTTGGTGACTCAAGATG ATCTTCTCCACACATTTTCCAAATTGAAAAGAGACCTTAATTTTGTCGAACACACGAGCAATTTAGGCTGGAAAGC AAGCCAAAGGGCAATGCCGTTGATCGTTGATCCAGGACTCTACCATAAAACAAAGTCCGACATATTTTGGGTTTCACCCAGGAGAAATTTACCAACAGCATTTAAACTGTTTACTG GCTCAGCTTGGACGATCTTATCACGAGCATTTGTCGAATACTGTATATGGGGTTGGGATAACCTTCCCAGAACTCTGCTCATGTATTACTCGAACTTTGTTTCCTCCCCAGAGGGCTATTTTCAGACAGTCATCTGCAACGCCCCCGAATTTGCTTCAACTGTCGTGAACCATGACATGCACTATATTTCTTGGGATAATCCGCCCAAACAACACCCCCACACTCTGTCCCTCAATGACACTTCAAAAATTTATGCTAGTAATGCTGCCTTCGCACGTAAATTCGAAAGGGATTCTCccatcttggagaaaatcgacaGAGAACTGCTGATGCGAAAAAATGGGAGCATTACGCCTGGTGGCTGGTGCGCAGGAAAACCACGGTGTACTAAGGTGGGAAATGTAACGAAGCTTAGACCAGGTCTTGGTGCTGGAAGGCTTGGAAGGCTTTTAGGTGAACTGGTTTTGTCGCCAAGATTTAGTCAGAACCAGTGCAGATAG